In the genome of Desulfofarcimen acetoxidans DSM 771, one region contains:
- a CDS encoding DUF5986 family protein, which yields MGELLISDKIPENFCRYIVNCINVALKDDYKRYMQEFHPDTTNGVPKCVHDWINSNLVKYLPPEYRMFKFNRYSWKSNMVVDDKNKIAYTIMRQTGLKRVKNKNKNRTSPHYLQTFVTILNAEFEARYKQLAFTEFYTEIYDQDTFLNDFNSLCGENLKAAQGYRHCLIAFHTQAGQLSDVKAWVLDKDLDVYDEMCLNDYIKPDYSKLTEVVSLTEHSELPQANSNEGLLKFTDKSLVKLKQTSKEL from the coding sequence ATGGGTGAATTATTAATCAGTGATAAAATTCCGGAAAATTTTTGTAGGTACATAGTTAACTGTATTAATGTGGCTCTTAAAGATGATTATAAGAGATATATGCAAGAATTTCACCCAGACACAACAAACGGAGTTCCCAAGTGTGTACATGATTGGATTAATAGTAACCTTGTAAAATATTTACCACCAGAATATAGAATGTTTAAATTTAACAGATATAGTTGGAAAAGTAATATGGTAGTAGATGATAAGAATAAAATTGCATACACAATAATGCGGCAAACAGGATTAAAGAGAGTTAAAAACAAAAACAAGAATAGAACTTCACCACATTATTTACAAACTTTTGTAACAATATTAAACGCAGAATTTGAAGCAAGGTACAAACAATTAGCGTTTACAGAGTTTTATACAGAAATATATGATCAAGATACTTTTTTAAATGATTTTAATTCGCTTTGTGGTGAAAATTTAAAAGCAGCACAAGGTTATAGGCATTGTTTAATTGCATTTCACACTCAAGCTGGTCAATTGTCTGATGTTAAAGCATGGGTTCTTGATAAAGACCTAGATGTATATGATGAAATGTGCCTTAATGATTATATCAAACCGGATTATAGTAAGCTTACTGAGGTTGTTAGTTTAACAGAACACTCAGAATTGCCTCAAGCTAATTCTAACGAAGGCTTGTTGAAATTTACAGATAAGAGTCTTGTTAAATTAAAGCAAACTTCAAAAGAATTATAA
- a CDS encoding 5-methylcytosine restriction system specificity protein McrC has protein sequence MLDSQVIRAKDCLTFEVTSICEEAIRHFAHSYDCTKNVFRFSPKRYADDDASKVLEYDYWQRMWRAGRYVGNASFSYNNRNYDIVIEPRYGELFLFKMIEEIFNVKLVTSNAALQRKNDFGFLIRRLISFIWLHKLANANKHGLPRHNVKKNYTGYNVKGRINVKKSVISLLTKEQVVSEFYEKEIDETIARILVQAYWILVKDYELGILSLPDNAREIINLLKSSRFSSQSVSQNEYDRINYKEIYQSFREVVDFSWDIINNKTPSKSVCTQSQNGFSFFIDMAEIWELYIRTALSKHLKKDKWKVMLDYAVVYEDTFFKRCLIPDIVVKRGADVAVFDAKYKAMNYSSLDVDRNDFFQIHTYMNYYAQGKRLLAGGLIYPLEKSLPLNCKSDSLFSSNETNATFFIDGFNVTDAGEFEKEKMEFLQRISAVLAITNT, from the coding sequence ATGTTGGATAGCCAGGTAATTAGAGCGAAGGATTGCTTAACTTTTGAGGTTACGTCTATATGTGAAGAAGCAATTCGCCATTTTGCGCATTCCTATGATTGCACAAAGAATGTTTTCAGATTTTCACCTAAGCGTTATGCTGACGATGATGCTTCTAAGGTATTAGAGTATGATTACTGGCAAAGGATGTGGCGGGCAGGGCGCTATGTTGGTAACGCAAGTTTCAGTTATAACAATCGGAATTATGACATTGTTATAGAGCCACGGTATGGAGAACTGTTCCTGTTCAAGATGATAGAAGAAATATTCAATGTTAAGTTGGTGACTTCAAATGCAGCATTACAAAGAAAGAACGATTTTGGCTTCTTGATAAGGCGGCTAATCTCTTTTATTTGGCTGCATAAGTTGGCAAATGCTAATAAGCATGGGCTTCCTCGTCATAACGTTAAGAAAAATTACACAGGATATAATGTTAAAGGACGAATCAACGTTAAAAAATCAGTTATTTCTTTGCTTACAAAGGAACAAGTTGTTTCTGAATTTTACGAGAAAGAGATAGACGAAACCATAGCCAGGATACTAGTACAGGCTTATTGGATCTTAGTTAAGGATTATGAACTAGGGATATTAAGCCTTCCGGATAACGCTCGTGAAATAATCAACCTTTTAAAAAGCTCTCGGTTCTCAAGTCAGAGTGTTAGCCAAAACGAATATGACAGAATTAACTATAAAGAGATTTACCAGTCATTTAGAGAAGTAGTAGATTTCTCCTGGGATATAATAAATAATAAAACACCATCAAAGTCCGTATGCACACAATCACAGAATGGCTTTAGTTTTTTTATCGATATGGCAGAAATCTGGGAACTGTATATTCGTACAGCATTAAGCAAACATCTTAAAAAGGATAAATGGAAGGTAATGTTGGATTATGCTGTAGTTTATGAAGATACTTTTTTCAAAAGATGTCTGATACCCGATATAGTTGTGAAAAGAGGCGCTGATGTTGCTGTTTTTGATGCAAAATACAAAGCCATGAATTATAGCAGTCTGGATGTTGATAGAAATGACTTTTTTCAAATCCATACCTATATGAATTATTACGCACAAGGAAAAAGATTACTGGCTGGCGGTTTGATTTACCCCTTAGAGAAATCTCTTCCGTTAAATTGTAAAAGTGATTCTCTATTCAGTTCAAATGAGACAAATGCTACATTTTTTATCGATGGGTTTAATGTTACCGATGCAGGAGAGTTCGAAAAAGAGAAAATGGAATTTCTACAACGAATTTCTGCGGTGCTCGCTATTACAAATACATAA
- a CDS encoding helix-turn-helix domain-containing protein produces the protein MTDEQRQKIKSLRYQGFGYKEIAKAIGLSRDTIRGYCKRNGLHGFATELVAGYKKIMKEEFLFTLCLNCGKKLEQNSLGRKRKYCSMNCKAEWEKTHRKSYTSYCEYCGNEFKTLGIKERKYCSHNCYTKDRFWREEDAAEVANKILEFKKVNHLPKWLKDLLLANNEA, from the coding sequence ATGACTGATGAACAAAGGCAAAAGATTAAATCATTGCGCTATCAGGGTTTCGGCTATAAAGAAATAGCAAAAGCCATTGGATTATCAAGAGACACGATTAGGGGTTATTGTAAAAGAAACGGCTTGCATGGATTTGCAACAGAGTTAGTGGCGGGATATAAAAAAATAATGAAAGAGGAGTTCTTATTTACTCTTTGTCTTAATTGCGGCAAAAAACTTGAGCAGAATAGCTTAGGACGCAAGAGAAAATACTGCTCAATGAACTGCAAAGCAGAGTGGGAAAAAACTCACCGAAAATCATACACTTCTTATTGTGAGTATTGCGGTAATGAATTTAAAACCCTGGGGATTAAGGAGCGAAAATACTGTAGTCATAATTGTTATACCAAAGACCGATTCTGGCGAGAAGAGGATGCTGCAGAAGTTGCAAATAAAATCCTGGAGTTCAAAAAGGTGAACCATTTACCGAAATGGCTTAAGGATTTACTCTTGGCAAATAATGAAGCATAA
- a CDS encoding IS1634 family transposase, with protein MENQILQNINSLQVGPSAIIAALTREINLVQIINNQVIWDEKQCNNSPGLYVEAMIINILTDRKPLYRVSEFFKDMDVEALFGPTVQATDFNDDALGNTLDRLAESNLDHLYSNIVLQAHLKHRFRVDLAHGDTTSITVYGDYANASSETLNIVRGFNKDGHRDCKQIVAGAVVTPEGIPLMGTINDGNLNDVKWNQQIIEQLPEMLKSLNSPETIYVADSKLVTIDNLKHLAKKNIRFISRIPETFGIVPSLKDWAFRQDKWQEIENISLDKNAAVYKLQSIKVKLGDRRYRFIIVHSSNLDQKKEKTLKRTAENEQKKLEKICKEIGKREFACEKDAISYLRHMKKKQDGQFYHLDAEVIAEEKKGVGRPKTKEKSPVKIIYRIKAIVSVMNETAWQMAKERASTFVLITNLKNPRENTAETILRHYKEQNTVEMRFRFLKNPAILGQVFLKKPSRVKALGYIFLITLLIYALMERRVRQNLAAEGKALQLSYRSKVKQPTGMLILQEMTNFTIIHITYKLGKKERYLPTKTSKQQLEIIRLTGFDESIYLKELYIVS; from the coding sequence ATGGAAAACCAAATACTACAAAATATTAATAGCTTACAGGTGGGGCCCAGCGCAATAATAGCTGCACTTACCCGAGAAATAAATTTAGTACAAATCATTAACAATCAGGTAATCTGGGATGAAAAACAATGTAATAATTCACCAGGCCTTTATGTAGAAGCCATGATTATAAACATATTGACAGACCGAAAACCTTTGTACCGAGTATCTGAATTTTTTAAAGATATGGACGTAGAAGCATTATTTGGTCCAACGGTACAAGCAACTGATTTCAACGACGATGCTTTAGGAAATACATTGGATCGATTAGCTGAATCAAATCTAGACCATTTGTATTCTAACATAGTTTTACAAGCACATTTAAAACACCGTTTTAGAGTAGATTTAGCACATGGTGATACTACATCCATTACTGTTTATGGAGATTATGCCAATGCTTCGTCGGAGACATTAAACATAGTTCGAGGATTTAACAAAGACGGCCATCGGGACTGTAAGCAAATAGTAGCTGGTGCAGTAGTAACTCCCGAAGGAATACCTCTTATGGGAACAATAAACGATGGCAACTTAAACGATGTGAAATGGAATCAACAAATAATCGAACAATTGCCGGAAATGTTAAAATCACTTAATAGTCCAGAAACCATATACGTAGCTGATTCAAAACTGGTTACCATAGATAACCTAAAACATTTAGCCAAGAAAAACATTCGCTTCATATCCCGAATTCCTGAGACATTTGGAATAGTACCGTCACTTAAAGATTGGGCCTTTCGCCAAGATAAGTGGCAAGAAATAGAGAATATATCGCTGGATAAAAACGCTGCTGTATATAAGCTTCAGTCCATAAAAGTGAAATTGGGCGACCGTCGTTACCGGTTTATTATCGTACATTCATCAAATCTTGATCAAAAGAAAGAAAAAACATTGAAACGTACTGCTGAGAATGAACAGAAAAAATTAGAAAAAATCTGTAAAGAAATTGGTAAACGAGAATTTGCTTGCGAAAAAGATGCCATCTCGTACTTAAGACATATGAAAAAGAAACAAGACGGACAGTTCTACCATTTAGATGCAGAAGTAATTGCTGAAGAAAAAAAAGGTGTAGGGCGCCCCAAAACAAAAGAAAAGTCCCCCGTAAAAATAATTTATCGCATAAAGGCTATAGTTAGTGTAATGAATGAAACGGCTTGGCAAATGGCAAAAGAAAGGGCATCAACATTTGTACTGATCACCAATTTAAAAAATCCAAGGGAAAATACAGCAGAAACAATCCTTCGGCATTACAAAGAACAAAACACAGTGGAAATGCGCTTTCGCTTTCTAAAAAACCCCGCAATATTAGGTCAAGTCTTTTTGAAAAAGCCGTCAAGAGTAAAAGCACTTGGATATATATTCTTGATAACCCTGTTAATTTATGCACTTATGGAACGTAGAGTTAGACAAAATCTAGCAGCAGAAGGGAAAGCCCTTCAATTAAGCTATCGTTCAAAAGTTAAACAACCAACAGGAATGTTGATTTTGCAAGAGATGACGAACTTTACAATAATTCATATTACCTATAAATTAGGAAAGAAAGAGAGATATTTACCAACCAAAACAAGCAAACAACAATTAGAAATAATCCGGTTGACAGGATTTGATGAGTCGATATACCTAAAAGAATTATATATAGTATCATAA
- a CDS encoding IS1634 family transposase, whose translation MDLQPILEQLAKLPPEILMKIMPELKVEVPKADPSGAVLIGVFLARSLGIGKIIDNFIGEEYVTYEHLREDRANGSKCRVSTGLACEIMVGDMLGRNKDLTRLYKFEEACENWQVETILGIPSEKFNDDKMGRALDAINSNAKYMANVLQDIVLSASKKFGVPLNTFYNDTSSIPVSGVMEDNDKVQYGYGGLPGLKQLILNLTIASGASLPVTSSIDSGNVQGGTTFERSFEKVKEITDDQEFEMIIDRGILTQDNMHLMLTNSNQKAFFIGPLKDELSKNWVLEQLNEAKKDDFAAIDYRSKKEIERNLPRHYEALETKYTFKVKLEPPSEGSKNKKQLKKSKRIFATHTIRAVIYCDLNKKPKEQERRQKRITSTEDALVELNGKLNKRNLITKEACEKAVDNIFKGQPEMRRLFNVTIKLNQHNAIVMSWSKDEAIIPELEKTDGIFVLLTNHDKEKVDANELLTRYRGRNDIEISFRFLKGSLDLQQVFLRNPERVDAYCFLKVLAMLVLNLAAWLLAKNGKKMSPQKLQRELGDLTISEQRLQPIGIHHWNGTNIPNTIDVLVNLFNLPHPLELIEVINSAINFSYHIEKWFKDNFRK comes from the coding sequence ATGGACTTACAACCTATTTTAGAACAACTAGCTAAATTACCCCCCGAAATATTGATGAAGATAATGCCCGAATTAAAAGTAGAAGTTCCGAAGGCAGATCCCTCAGGTGCAGTACTTATCGGTGTCTTTTTAGCAAGAAGCCTGGGCATCGGTAAAATAATTGACAACTTTATAGGCGAAGAATATGTTACTTATGAGCATCTACGTGAAGACAGAGCCAACGGTTCTAAATGTCGGGTAAGTACTGGTTTGGCATGTGAAATAATGGTTGGCGACATGCTGGGCAGAAATAAAGATCTCACCCGTTTATATAAATTTGAAGAAGCTTGTGAAAACTGGCAAGTCGAAACAATACTCGGTATACCGTCCGAAAAATTTAATGATGACAAAATGGGTAGAGCCCTTGACGCTATAAACTCAAATGCAAAATATATGGCTAATGTATTGCAGGATATTGTTTTATCAGCATCCAAGAAATTTGGAGTTCCACTTAACACTTTTTACAATGACACATCCTCCATTCCAGTCTCTGGTGTTATGGAGGATAACGATAAAGTTCAATACGGGTATGGTGGTCTACCGGGTTTAAAACAATTAATCCTTAATCTTACGATAGCCTCTGGTGCATCTTTGCCGGTAACATCATCAATTGATTCCGGTAATGTTCAAGGCGGTACGACTTTTGAGCGTTCATTCGAGAAGGTTAAAGAGATTACCGATGACCAAGAATTTGAGATGATTATTGATCGTGGTATCCTAACCCAAGATAATATGCATTTGATGCTTACTAATAGCAACCAAAAGGCCTTTTTTATAGGTCCACTCAAGGATGAGCTATCAAAGAATTGGGTCTTAGAGCAATTAAATGAGGCTAAAAAAGATGATTTTGCTGCTATTGACTATCGCTCTAAGAAAGAAATAGAAAGAAATCTACCCAGACACTACGAGGCGTTAGAGACAAAATATACGTTTAAGGTAAAACTTGAGCCTCCCTCAGAGGGTAGTAAGAACAAAAAGCAACTCAAAAAAAGTAAGCGAATATTTGCGACACATACTATAAGGGCGGTTATTTATTGTGATTTAAACAAAAAACCTAAGGAACAAGAGCGTCGTCAAAAGCGTATAACCAGCACAGAAGATGCATTAGTAGAACTAAATGGTAAGCTCAACAAACGTAACTTAATTACGAAGGAAGCCTGTGAAAAAGCAGTAGATAATATTTTTAAAGGGCAGCCTGAAATGCGTAGGCTGTTTAATGTAACAATTAAACTAAATCAACATAATGCTATTGTTATGTCCTGGTCAAAAGATGAAGCTATAATTCCAGAGCTTGAGAAAACCGACGGTATCTTTGTGCTTTTAACCAACCATGACAAAGAGAAGGTTGATGCTAATGAACTGCTTACCCGCTATCGTGGTAGGAACGACATCGAAATCAGTTTTAGGTTTTTGAAGGGTTCTCTTGATTTACAACAAGTATTCCTTCGCAATCCTGAAAGAGTAGATGCCTATTGCTTTTTAAAAGTATTGGCTATGCTTGTGCTTAATTTAGCAGCCTGGCTGTTAGCTAAAAATGGCAAAAAGATGTCTCCCCAAAAATTACAGAGAGAACTTGGCGACCTAACTATCTCAGAACAAAGGTTGCAGCCTATTGGTATACACCATTGGAATGGGACGAATATTCCTAATACTATTGATGTATTGGTTAATCTGTTTAACTTACCACATCCACTTGAATTAATAGAGGTTATTAATTCAGCAATCAATTTTTCTTATCATATTGAGAAATGGTTTAAGGATAATTTTAGAAAATAA
- a CDS encoding restriction endonuclease — protein MGKTFPKDIMDCMKECILSIFWPKKDIIDFFKNSGCTGRELLSESVYDKMFRNSIVDTMFDRLEARNDGGIGQFRSMLMSLTQWDYFNSYYFDTIKKLNRNIAKRNINHLKQLQEIRDSRIKQERQKREEFEKKSKEINTTINDLKNIFLKLFSSKDEAGKAINLQQRGYLFEDFLRKLCLFEKLEVTEPFKIVGEQIDGSIKYDGEHYIIEAKWNDKLSASNDLYQFAHKVEGKMYGRGIFISVNGFSDASVSALQNGKALKTVLVDGGDIVLVTEEMYTFRKMLDMKIKAAQTMGRIYVDSLSMKEKCS, from the coding sequence ATGGGTAAAACTTTTCCTAAAGATATAATGGACTGTATGAAAGAATGTATACTATCAATATTTTGGCCTAAGAAGGATATAATAGATTTCTTTAAAAACAGCGGTTGTACGGGTAGAGAATTATTATCTGAGAGTGTATATGATAAAATGTTTAGGAATAGCATTGTTGATACAATGTTTGATAGGCTTGAGGCACGAAATGATGGTGGTATAGGTCAGTTTAGGTCTATGTTAATGTCTTTAACTCAGTGGGATTATTTTAATTCATATTATTTTGATACAATCAAAAAACTTAATAGAAACATTGCTAAACGGAATATTAACCATCTAAAACAATTACAGGAAATAAGAGATAGCCGAATCAAACAGGAAAGGCAGAAAAGAGAAGAGTTTGAGAAAAAATCTAAAGAGATTAATACAACGATTAATGATTTAAAAAATATATTTTTGAAACTTTTTAGTAGCAAGGATGAAGCTGGTAAGGCCATTAATCTTCAGCAGCGTGGATACCTTTTTGAGGATTTTTTAAGAAAGTTATGTTTGTTTGAAAAGTTAGAAGTTACTGAACCTTTTAAAATCGTGGGAGAGCAGATAGACGGATCTATTAAGTATGATGGAGAACATTATATTATTGAGGCCAAATGGAATGATAAATTAAGCGCATCAAATGACCTTTATCAATTTGCACATAAAGTTGAAGGTAAGATGTATGGTAGAGGTATTTTTATATCGGTTAATGGATTTTCTGATGCCTCAGTTAGTGCACTTCAAAATGGTAAAGCATTAAAAACAGTTTTAGTCGATGGTGGAGATATTGTTTTAGTGACAGAAGAAATGTATACTTTTAGAAAAATGTTAGATATGAAAATCAAGGCGGCACAGACAATGGGAAGAATTTATGTTGATTCCCTTAGTATGAAAGAAAAATGCTCTTAA
- a CDS encoding helix-turn-helix domain-containing protein, with protein sequence MKKQKKFNGERLKSARMYNGYTLTELSKITNISKQSLSLYENGNNKPEWDNISKISVALGFPRDFFLQESDFKVSTDATYFRALTSVTKKDRTAQKIKLEYLSQIYLTLFEYIDFPSLKIPYIDFSLTEVFETDEELQNIEDVADKIRKYWGLGSEPILDLRYILESNGMIVTSFDADAEKIDAFSQRTNVNKGEVYLIAISAYGQTIARARFDMAHELGHILLHPWSEDLELISKEEFRARERQANIFAGAFLLPKETFRQDVSPYPTTLDYYLHLKKKWNVSIAAMIYRAYQLKVVTNNQFQYLMRQLSKNGWRKNEPLDTEYKLQNNILQSAVDMLINNNVFSGKQLLAELAQKGLSMYPEQIEDLLCLKHGTLSKGEEDKSQIIHLKDYIPPSAR encoded by the coding sequence ATGAAAAAGCAGAAGAAATTTAACGGAGAGCGTCTCAAAAGTGCAAGGATGTATAATGGGTATACATTAACGGAGCTTTCTAAAATTACAAATATAAGCAAACAATCACTCTCTCTATATGAAAATGGAAACAACAAGCCTGAATGGGATAATATCTCAAAAATATCGGTAGCTTTAGGATTTCCTCGGGACTTCTTTTTACAAGAGAGTGATTTTAAAGTTAGTACCGATGCGACATATTTTAGAGCATTAACAAGTGTAACTAAAAAAGATAGAACCGCACAGAAGATCAAGCTTGAGTATCTATCTCAAATATATTTAACGCTGTTTGAATATATTGATTTTCCTTCATTAAAAATTCCATACATTGACTTTTCCTTAACCGAAGTTTTTGAAACAGATGAAGAGTTACAGAATATAGAAGATGTTGCTGATAAAATAAGGAAATATTGGGGATTGGGATCTGAGCCTATACTAGATTTAAGATATATTCTTGAATCTAACGGAATGATTGTAACGAGTTTTGATGCTGATGCGGAAAAAATAGATGCATTTAGCCAACGTACTAATGTTAATAAGGGTGAAGTTTACTTAATCGCAATATCCGCATATGGGCAAACAATTGCTAGAGCTAGGTTTGATATGGCGCATGAATTAGGTCATATCCTATTACATCCATGGAGTGAGGATTTAGAATTAATCTCTAAGGAAGAATTTCGAGCAAGGGAGCGCCAAGCAAACATTTTTGCTGGAGCATTTTTGTTGCCAAAAGAAACATTTAGACAAGATGTTTCTCCATACCCGACTACACTTGATTACTATTTACATCTTAAGAAAAAATGGAATGTTTCTATTGCGGCCATGATTTACAGAGCATATCAGCTAAAAGTAGTTACAAATAATCAGTTTCAATATTTGATGCGTCAGTTGTCGAAGAATGGGTGGAGAAAAAATGAACCTTTGGATACTGAATATAAACTACAAAATAATATTTTGCAATCAGCTGTAGATATGTTGATAAATAATAATGTTTTTTCAGGTAAGCAACTTTTAGCTGAATTAGCTCAGAAGGGGTTATCAATGTATCCTGAACAAATTGAAGATCTATTATGTCTGAAGCATGGAACACTATCTAAGGGTGAAGAGGATAAATCCCAGATTATACATTTGAAAGATTATATCCCACCTTCCGCAAGATAA